From the genome of Fusobacterium sp. SYSU M8D902, one region includes:
- a CDS encoding recombinase RecT gives MAEVKKATNSLAKGSSGAVTEKKPSKTIFDIIKAGEKQFAAALPKHLNSERFTRIAITTIRQNPKLAECSAESLLGSLMTIAQLGLEPGVLGQCYLIPFNNKKLGTIECQFQLGYKGMIELLRRTGQLSDIYAYTVYSNDEFDIEYGLDRTLKHKPAFTNSDGRGEIVGFYSVAILKDGTRAFEYMTKREVIEHEEKYRKGNFKNDIWNKNFEEMSLKTVTKKMLKWLPISVEMIENLRKDEQLHKLDEKTNEVNSEYIDDSIIQYDEDGVIVEDKPTTEEMQLLMQIAQSNNFDVVKKAKELYGISNLDDMSMEQYNELKEKAIEG, from the coding sequence ATGGCAGAAGTAAAAAAAGCAACAAATTCATTAGCAAAAGGAAGTAGTGGAGCAGTAACAGAGAAAAAACCAAGCAAGACAATATTTGACATAATAAAGGCTGGAGAGAAGCAGTTTGCTGCTGCTCTTCCAAAACATCTTAATAGTGAGAGATTTACAAGGATAGCTATTACAACTATAAGACAAAACCCTAAACTAGCTGAATGTAGTGCAGAGAGCCTATTAGGTAGCTTAATGACAATAGCACAATTAGGATTAGAGCCTGGAGTACTTGGACAATGTTATTTGATCCCTTTTAACAATAAAAAATTAGGAACAATAGAGTGTCAATTCCAACTTGGATATAAAGGAATGATAGAGTTACTTAGAAGGACAGGACAATTAAGTGATATTTATGCATATACAGTGTATTCAAATGATGAGTTTGATATAGAGTATGGATTAGATAGAACTTTGAAACATAAACCAGCTTTTACTAATTCAGATGGAAGAGGAGAAATAGTTGGATTCTATTCGGTAGCAATTTTAAAAGATGGAACTAGAGCTTTTGAGTATATGACTAAAAGAGAAGTAATAGAGCATGAAGAGAAGTATAGAAAAGGAAACTTTAAAAATGATATTTGGAATAAAAACTTTGAGGAAATGTCACTAAAAACAGTTACTAAAAAAATGTTAAAATGGTTGCCAATCTCAGTTGAAATGATAGAAAATCTTAGAAAAGATGAGCAACTTCACAAATTAGATGAGAAAACTAATGAAGTTAACTCTGAATATATTGATGATAGTATTATTCAATATGATGAAGATGGAGTAATTGTTGAAGATAAACCTACAACAGAGGAAATGCAACTACTAATGCAAATAGCACAATCAAATAATTTTGATGTAGTAAAAAAGGCTAAAGAACTTTATGGAATAAGTAATTTAGATGATATGAGTATGGAACAGTACAACGAGCTAAAAGAAAAAGCAATTGAGGGATAG
- a CDS encoding lambda-exonuclease family protein — protein MTVVELKAKAKELGLKGYSKLKKAELEELINKVNSEKKELSKEDLKEIVPPIVKIFSYENQEKWHELRGIGVGGSDIGAILGVNKYKSAIDVYIDKTEGNKNIGNRFTHFGHKLEKIVFEEFQERHKNMKCYTVPYTIQRGVCVANVDGMIYDPGKDRYGILELKTTSAYNKDEWTGDTVPQSYYAQVQHYLFVTGLSYAYIACLVGGNDYKEFYIERSLEDIDYLQEKATDFWKNHVEKRVPPMLDGSDSYSKYLLERADKDNKEVVELNELNTKAEEIKVLEEQMKSLEQQIKLKKQEIILELNNNHCNKAISTDYKFTISVQARSSVDKELMEKENPELVAQYKEVEKRYSVSKEIKFIKIGKNTKKNKEVA, from the coding sequence TAGCAAATTGAAAAAAGCAGAATTAGAGGAATTAATCAATAAAGTTAATTCTGAAAAGAAAGAATTATCAAAAGAGGATTTAAAAGAAATAGTTCCTCCAATAGTAAAGATATTCTCTTACGAAAATCAAGAGAAATGGCATGAATTAAGAGGAATAGGAGTAGGTGGATCTGATATTGGAGCTATCTTAGGAGTAAATAAATATAAGTCAGCTATTGATGTCTATATTGATAAAACAGAAGGCAATAAGAACATAGGAAATAGATTTACTCACTTTGGACATAAACTTGAAAAGATAGTATTTGAAGAGTTTCAAGAAAGACATAAAAATATGAAATGTTATACAGTTCCATACACTATCCAAAGAGGAGTGTGTGTGGCCAATGTAGATGGAATGATCTATGATCCTGGAAAAGATAGATATGGAATATTGGAATTAAAAACTACATCAGCATATAACAAAGACGAATGGACAGGAGATACAGTTCCTCAAAGCTACTATGCTCAAGTACAACACTATCTATTTGTTACAGGGTTATCATATGCATACATAGCTTGTCTAGTAGGTGGAAATGATTATAAGGAGTTCTACATTGAGAGAAGTCTTGAGGACATTGATTATTTACAAGAAAAAGCAACAGATTTTTGGAAAAATCATGTAGAGAAAAGAGTTCCTCCAATGTTAGATGGGTCAGATTCTTATTCAAAATATTTACTTGAAAGAGCTGACAAAGATAATAAGGAAGTTGTAGAACTTAATGAACTAAATACTAAAGCTGAAGAGATAAAAGTCTTAGAAGAGCAAATGAAGAGCTTAGAGCAACAAATAAAATTAAAAAAACAAGAGATAATATTAGAGCTAAATAACAATCATTGTAATAAAGCTATTAGTACTGATTATAAGTTCACTATATCAGTTCAAGCTAGAAGTTCAGTAGATAAAGAACTTATGGAGAAAGAAAATCCAGAGCTGGTAGCACAATATAAGGAAGTTGAAAAAAGATACTCTGTATCTAAAGAAATTAAATTTATAAAAATAGGTAAAAATACTAAAAAAAATAAAGAGGTAGCATAG